Proteins encoded by one window of Clostridium perfringens:
- the aroC gene encoding chorismate synthase, giving the protein MGGVWGNKIKLSIFGESHGEGIGIVIDGIEPGIKINMDNIEKDMERRAPGRNSLSTQRKEGDKPEILSGIFNGITTGAPISMIIRNTDKRSRDYSKIKDVMRPGHADFPGYIRYNGFNDYRGGGHFSGRITAPLVFAGALAKEILKEKGITIASHIKQVGKVKDSSFDALNLKKEDLEELLTKELPVIDTNKIEEIKEEITSYRMEGDSIGGIVECAIVGLEAGIGNPFFDSLESTIAHLAFSVPAVKGIEFGAGFDFANMKGSEANDEYFIEDEKVKTYSNNNGGITGGISNGMPVIFRVVIKPTPSISKEQRTINIKNMTEEVLSVNGRHDPCIVQRVLVVIEAIAAISILELIK; this is encoded by the coding sequence ATGGGCGGAGTTTGGGGTAATAAAATAAAATTATCTATATTTGGAGAGTCCCACGGAGAAGGAATAGGAATAGTAATAGATGGAATAGAACCTGGAATAAAAATAAATATGGATAACATAGAAAAAGATATGGAAAGAAGAGCACCAGGAAGAAATAGTTTATCAACTCAAAGAAAAGAAGGGGATAAACCAGAAATTTTAAGTGGAATATTTAATGGAATCACCACAGGGGCTCCTATTTCAATGATAATAAGAAATACAGATAAAAGATCTAGGGATTATTCAAAAATAAAAGATGTAATGAGACCAGGCCATGCAGATTTCCCAGGATACATAAGATATAATGGCTTTAATGATTATAGAGGGGGAGGACATTTCTCAGGAAGAATAACAGCTCCATTAGTTTTTGCTGGAGCCTTAGCTAAGGAAATACTTAAGGAAAAAGGTATAACTATTGCTTCTCATATTAAGCAAGTTGGAAAAGTTAAGGATTCTTCCTTTGATGCATTAAATTTAAAGAAAGAAGATTTAGAAGAACTTTTAACTAAAGAACTTCCAGTAATAGATACAAATAAAATAGAAGAAATTAAGGAAGAGATTACTTCATATAGAATGGAAGGAGATTCTATTGGAGGAATTGTTGAGTGCGCCATAGTAGGATTAGAGGCTGGTATAGGAAATCCATTCTTTGATTCTTTAGAAAGTACCATAGCTCATTTAGCTTTTTCAGTGCCTGCTGTAAAGGGAATTGAATTTGGAGCAGGTTTTGACTTTGCAAATATGAAAGGTTCAGAAGCAAATGACGAATATTTCATAGAAGATGAAAAAGTTAAGACATACTCTAATAATAATGGAGGAATAACTGGTGGAATATCAAATGGAATGCCAGTTATATTCAGAGTTGTTATAAAACCTACACCATCTATTTCTAAAGAACAAAGAACTATAAATATAAAAAATATGACAGAGGAAGTTCTAAGTGTAAATGGGAGACACGATCCTTGTATAGTTCAAAGAGTCTTAGTTGTTATAGAAGCCATTGCAGCTATTTCTATATTAGAGTTAATAAAA
- the aroF gene encoding 3-deoxy-7-phosphoheptulonate synthase, translating into MIVILKPGTKEEEILKLIKKIESLGVETQRISGSEMCVIGLVGDTSKIDPAKVEANKNVERIMPVQEPFKKANRLFHPENSIIDVLGNKIGDKKIALIAGPCSVESEEQITEIAKEVKALGASFLRGGAFKPRTSPYSFQGLELEGLELLKKAKEKTGLPIVTEIMSTSMIEKFIEDVDVIQVGARNMQNFDLLKELGKTKKPILLKRGLSATIEELIMSAEYIMAGGNENVILCERGIRTFETYTRNTLDLSAIPAIKKLSHLPVIVDPSHAAGKSWMVDPLSKAAIAVGADGLIIEVHNDPANALCDGQQSIKPEEYGKLLEDLRAIAKAVGREL; encoded by the coding sequence ATGATAGTTATATTAAAACCAGGAACAAAGGAAGAGGAGATTTTAAAATTGATAAAAAAGATAGAATCACTTGGAGTTGAGACTCAAAGAATTTCTGGAAGTGAAATGTGTGTAATTGGTTTAGTTGGAGATACAAGTAAAATAGATCCTGCTAAAGTAGAAGCAAACAAAAATGTAGAGAGAATAATGCCTGTTCAAGAGCCCTTTAAAAAGGCAAATAGATTATTCCATCCAGAGAACTCTATAATTGATGTCTTAGGAAATAAAATTGGTGATAAGAAAATAGCATTAATAGCTGGCCCTTGTTCCGTAGAGAGTGAGGAACAAATAACTGAAATAGCCAAAGAAGTTAAGGCATTAGGGGCAAGTTTCTTAAGAGGTGGTGCATTTAAACCAAGAACTTCACCATACAGTTTCCAAGGGTTAGAACTTGAAGGATTGGAGCTTCTAAAAAAGGCTAAGGAAAAAACAGGTCTTCCTATAGTTACGGAAATAATGTCAACTAGTATGATAGAAAAGTTTATTGAAGATGTTGATGTTATTCAAGTTGGAGCAAGAAATATGCAAAACTTTGATCTTTTAAAAGAGCTTGGAAAGACAAAAAAACCTATTCTTTTAAAAAGAGGATTGTCAGCTACAATAGAGGAACTTATAATGTCAGCAGAGTACATAATGGCCGGTGGAAATGAAAATGTAATTCTTTGTGAAAGAGGAATTAGAACCTTTGAAACTTATACAAGAAATACCTTAGACTTAAGTGCAATACCTGCTATAAAAAAACTAAGTCATTTACCAGTAATTGTTGATCCAAGCCATGCAGCAGGAAAGTCATGGATGGTAGACCCTTTATCAAAGGCAGCCATAGCTGTAGGTGCAGATGGATTAATAATAGAAGTACATAATGACCCTGCTAATGCCTTATGTGATGGTCAACAGTCAATTAAACCAGAAGAGTACGGCAAGCTTTTAGAAGATTTAAGAGCTATCGCAAAGGCTGTTGGTAGAGAGTTATAG
- the aroB gene encoding 3-dehydroquinate synthase — MKVLRVNLDEKSYDIVIQKDLKDYFGEYIKTVFDGKKVAIIIDDNLNDIYGEAIKKNIESEGFEVEVISVTPGEKSKSFSVLPGIYNKLLDFKLTRSDLIIALGGGVVGDLAGFVASTFLRGISFIQIPTSLLAQVDSSVGGKVAVDLERGKNLVGSFYHPELVLIDPNMLGTLPEKYFNDGLGEVIKYGCIKSKELFEKLEGFENKEDLKENIGEIIYECCNIKREVVENDEKDLGERMILNFGHTLGHAIEQIYNYETYSHGEAVAIGMNMISKIAEEKDLTKKGTAERIESLLKKYGLNTDVNIEDNGLAREAIKLDKKNLNGNLNVILLKDIGEGYIYNTTVEFFE, encoded by the coding sequence ATGAAAGTTTTAAGAGTAAATTTAGATGAAAAAAGTTATGATATAGTAATTCAAAAGGATTTAAAGGATTATTTTGGAGAATACATAAAAACTGTATTTGATGGGAAAAAAGTAGCTATTATAATTGATGATAATTTAAATGATATATATGGAGAGGCTATAAAGAAAAATATAGAAAGTGAAGGTTTTGAAGTTGAAGTTATTTCTGTTACACCAGGAGAAAAGAGTAAATCTTTTAGCGTATTACCAGGAATATATAATAAACTTTTAGATTTTAAACTAACTAGAAGTGATTTAATCATAGCTCTAGGTGGCGGTGTTGTTGGAGATCTTGCAGGTTTTGTTGCCTCAACTTTTTTAAGAGGAATTAGCTTTATACAAATACCTACATCATTATTAGCTCAAGTTGATTCTAGTGTTGGTGGTAAGGTAGCTGTTGACTTAGAAAGGGGTAAGAATTTAGTAGGAAGCTTTTATCATCCAGAATTAGTATTAATAGATCCAAATATGCTTGGAACACTTCCAGAAAAATATTTTAATGATGGCCTTGGAGAGGTAATAAAATATGGATGTATTAAGAGTAAAGAGTTATTTGAAAAGTTAGAGGGCTTTGAAAATAAAGAGGATCTAAAAGAGAATATTGGAGAAATTATTTATGAATGCTGCAATATAAAAAGAGAAGTGGTTGAAAATGATGAAAAAGATTTAGGAGAAAGAATGATTCTAAACTTTGGTCATACTTTAGGTCATGCCATAGAGCAAATTTATAATTATGAAACTTATTCTCATGGGGAAGCTGTTGCCATAGGAATGAATATGATAAGCAAGATTGCAGAAGAAAAGGATCTTACTAAAAAAGGAACAGCAGAAAGAATTGAAAGTTTATTAAAGAAGTATGGATTAAATACTGATGTTAATATTGAAGATAATGGATTAGCTAGAGAAGCTATAAAATTAGATAAGAAGAATTTAAATGGAAATTTAAATGTTATCCTTTTAAAAGATATTGGGGAAGGGTATATATATAATACAACTGTAGAATTTTTTGAATAA
- the aroA gene encoding 3-phosphoshikimate 1-carboxyvinyltransferase, which translates to MKKVIITPSKLKGSVKIPPSKSMAHRAIICASLSKGESVISNIDFSEDIIATMEGMKSLGANIKVEKDKLIINGENILKDSNYKVIDCNESGSTLRFLVPISLIKDNRVNFIGRGNLGKRPLKTYYEIFEEQEVKYSYEEENLDLNIEGSLKGGEFKVKGNISSQFISGLLFTLPLLKEDSKIIITTELESKGYIDLTLDMIEKFGVTIKNNNYREFLIKGNQSYKPMNYKVEGDYSQAAFYFSAGALGSEINCLDLDLSSYQGDKECIEILEGMGARLIENQEESLSIIHGDLNGTIIDASQCPDIIPVLTVVAALSKGETRIINGERLRIKECDRLNAICTELNKLGADIKELKDGLIINGVKELIGGEVYSHKDHRIAMSLAIASTRCKEEVIISEPDCVKKSYPGFWEDFKSLGGILREE; encoded by the coding sequence GTGAAAAAGGTAATTATAACTCCTAGTAAGTTAAAGGGAAGTGTAAAAATACCACCTTCTAAAAGTATGGCTCATAGAGCTATTATTTGTGCTTCTTTAAGCAAAGGAGAAAGTGTTATTTCTAACATAGATTTTTCAGAAGATATTATTGCAACTATGGAAGGTATGAAATCTTTAGGAGCAAATATAAAAGTAGAAAAAGATAAACTAATTATAAATGGAGAAAATATTTTAAAGGATTCTAATTATAAAGTTATTGATTGTAATGAATCAGGTTCCACTTTAAGATTTTTAGTTCCGATTTCCTTAATAAAAGATAATAGAGTTAATTTTATCGGTAGAGGAAATTTAGGGAAAAGACCATTAAAAACTTATTATGAGATTTTTGAGGAGCAAGAAGTTAAGTATTCCTATGAGGAAGAAAATCTTGATTTGAATATAGAAGGAAGCTTAAAAGGTGGAGAATTCAAAGTTAAGGGAAATATAAGTTCTCAATTTATAAGTGGTTTATTATTTACTCTTCCTTTATTAAAAGAGGATTCTAAAATAATAATAACTACAGAACTTGAATCTAAAGGATATATAGATTTAACTTTAGACATGATAGAAAAGTTTGGAGTTACAATAAAAAATAATAATTATAGAGAATTTTTAATAAAGGGTAATCAAAGTTATAAGCCTATGAATTATAAGGTTGAAGGTGATTACTCACAGGCTGCTTTTTATTTTTCAGCAGGGGCTTTAGGCTCAGAAATAAATTGTCTTGATTTAGATTTAAGTTCTTATCAAGGAGATAAGGAATGCATTGAAATATTAGAGGGTATGGGTGCTAGGCTTATAGAAAATCAAGAAGAGTCTTTAAGTATAATTCATGGGGATTTAAATGGAACAATTATAGATGCTTCACAATGCCCAGATATAATTCCTGTTTTGACAGTGGTTGCTGCTTTAAGTAAGGGAGAGACTAGGATTATAAACGGAGAAAGACTTAGAATAAAAGAATGTGATAGATTAAATGCTATATGTACAGAGCTTAATAAACTAGGTGCAGATATAAAGGAATTAAAAGATGGCCTTATAATAAATGGAGTTAAAGAATTAATAGGAGGAGAAGTATATAGTCATAAAGATCATAGAATAGCTATGAGTTTGGCTATTGCTTCTACAAGATGCAAGGAAGAGGTTATTATAAGTGAACCAGACTGTGTTAAAAAATCTTATCCAGGATTTTGGGAAGATTTTAAGAGCTTAGGTGGAATTTTAAGAGAAGAATAA